A region from the Candidatus Thiothrix putei genome encodes:
- a CDS encoding phosphoribosylaminoimidazolesuccinocarboxamide synthase, protein MNTNSHPSSVLETHITSLPLIARGKVRDIYAVDDQHMLIVTTDRLSAFDVIMPTPIPQKGVILTQVANFWFGLLHDVIPNHLSDKTLDDLPLTAEEKAPLQGRSIIVKRLKPLPVEAIVRGYLIGSGWKDYQQTGAVCGIELPAGLQMADRLPEPIFTPSSKADVGDHDINISFAEMQARIGAGLAEQVRSVSLELYRQAAEYALKRGIIIADTKFEFGLDTEGKLVLIDEILTPDSSRFWPADQYKPGISPPSFDKQFVRDYLETLDWGKVAPGPELPAEIMEKTAAKYREVAELLTAP, encoded by the coding sequence ATGAATACAAACAGTCACCCAAGCAGCGTTCTTGAGACGCACATCACCTCCCTGCCGCTGATTGCACGGGGCAAAGTCCGCGATATTTACGCCGTCGATGACCAGCACATGCTGATCGTTACCACGGATCGTTTATCGGCATTCGATGTGATCATGCCGACCCCGATTCCCCAGAAGGGCGTTATTCTCACGCAAGTAGCGAATTTCTGGTTTGGCTTGCTGCATGACGTGATCCCGAATCACTTGAGCGACAAAACGCTGGATGATCTGCCGCTGACAGCCGAGGAAAAAGCGCCACTGCAAGGGCGCAGCATTATCGTGAAACGCCTCAAGCCGTTGCCGGTGGAGGCGATTGTGCGCGGTTACTTGATCGGTTCGGGCTGGAAGGATTACCAGCAAACCGGCGCGGTGTGCGGTATCGAATTGCCCGCCGGTTTGCAGATGGCAGACCGTTTGCCTGAACCGATTTTCACGCCCTCCAGCAAAGCCGACGTGGGTGATCACGACATCAATATCAGCTTTGCCGAGATGCAAGCGCGGATTGGCGCAGGCCTCGCCGAGCAAGTGCGCAGCGTGAGTTTGGAGTTGTATCGCCAAGCGGCGGAATATGCGCTCAAACGCGGCATTATTATCGCTGACACCAAGTTCGAGTTCGGGTTGGATACGGAGGGTAAGCTGGTGTTGATTGACGAAATCCTCACACCGGATTCCTCGCGTTTCTGGCCTGCTGATCAGTACAAACCCGGCATTAGTCCGCCATCGTTTGACAAACAATTCGTGCGGGATTATTTAGAAACGCTGGATTGGGGGAAAGTCGCGCCGGGACCGGAATTGCCTGCGGAGATTATGGAAAAGACAGCGGCTAAGTACCGTGAAGTGGCTGAGTTACTCACCGCACCTTAA
- a CDS encoding AAA family ATPase, with amino-acid sequence MKIPYGLSNFKQVISEGYVYVDKTAYIAQLEEAGRYQILLRPRRFGKSLLLSAMEYYYDSAYQADFDALFSHLHIGKHPTPLKSSYQVLFMEFSGIATGQGFTRLYEDFGREVAQALQTFLKRYGYPDSTLAAIEGEPSPQAQMKYFFRVTAGQKLLFLIDEYDHFANTLLADDLNLFQAVVGKGGFVRSFYETLKTATQRGAIDRLFVTGVTPIMLDSMTSGFNIGENLSLLEAFNEAVGFTKAEVAGLLQPLATECQLDPEVLLADITRWYNGYRFAPKAVDTVYNANMVLYFLKNFRSADCTYPDPMLDENIASDYGKILSMFSIGNRDTNFAVLDELISNGEVTARQRRKFDLEKGFGRDDFISLVAYMGFISPLRKSLAGEVFSIPNYVMQELYFQYFKVELERRNQMTISSQALAFAVQALALEDDMQPLVTEMEQALQCLSNRDAMGMDEKHVKVLLLTLLYQSSVYFIQSEREMNRKYPDIMLLERNPIAVDHQHLIELKYSKQSDGTAGWAAKRQAGIAQVQGYLQLPTLAALPKLSAWLLVSDGVRVEVVKVR; translated from the coding sequence ATGAAAATCCCCTACGGTCTGAGCAATTTCAAGCAAGTGATCAGCGAAGGCTATGTGTATGTCGATAAGACCGCGTACATCGCCCAACTGGAAGAGGCAGGCAGGTACCAAATCCTGCTGCGCCCGCGCCGTTTCGGCAAAAGCCTGCTGTTGTCGGCAATGGAATACTATTACGACAGCGCCTACCAAGCGGACTTTGACGCATTGTTCAGCCATTTGCATATCGGCAAACACCCGACCCCGCTGAAAAGCAGCTACCAAGTGCTGTTCATGGAATTCAGCGGTATTGCCACTGGGCAGGGTTTCACACGGCTGTACGAAGATTTTGGGCGTGAAGTCGCGCAAGCCCTGCAAACGTTTCTCAAACGTTATGGTTATCCCGACAGTACGCTGGCGGCTATCGAAGGCGAACCCTCCCCGCAAGCGCAGATGAAGTATTTTTTCCGGGTGACGGCGGGGCAAAAACTCCTGTTTCTGATTGACGAATACGACCATTTCGCCAATACGCTGTTAGCGGATGACCTTAATCTATTCCAAGCGGTGGTGGGCAAAGGTGGATTCGTGCGCAGTTTCTATGAAACGCTGAAAACCGCCACCCAGCGTGGTGCGATTGACCGCTTGTTTGTCACGGGTGTTACCCCAATCATGCTCGATAGTATGACCAGCGGGTTTAACATTGGTGAAAACCTGTCACTGCTGGAAGCGTTCAACGAAGCGGTGGGCTTTACCAAAGCCGAAGTCGCGGGATTGTTGCAACCCTTGGCTACAGAGTGTCAGCTTGACCCAGAGGTGTTGTTGGCTGACATCACCCGTTGGTATAACGGCTACCGCTTTGCCCCCAAAGCCGTGGATACGGTTTACAACGCCAATATGGTGCTGTATTTCCTGAAAAACTTCCGTAGTGCCGATTGCACTTACCCTGACCCGATGCTAGATGAAAACATCGCCTCCGATTACGGCAAAATTCTCAGCATGTTCAGTATCGGCAATCGTGATACCAATTTCGCCGTATTGGATGAGTTAATCAGCAATGGGGAAGTGACTGCCCGACAACGCCGTAAATTTGATCTGGAAAAAGGCTTTGGGCGTGATGATTTCATCAGCTTAGTCGCCTATATGGGCTTTATTTCACCGCTAAGAAAAAGTCTGGCGGGTGAAGTGTTTAGCATCCCCAACTACGTGATGCAGGAATTGTATTTCCAGTACTTCAAGGTGGAATTGGAACGCCGCAACCAGATGACGATTTCCAGCCAAGCACTGGCGTTTGCGGTGCAAGCCCTTGCCTTGGAAGACGATATGCAGCCGCTGGTGACAGAAATGGAGCAAGCCTTGCAATGCCTTTCCAACCGCGACGCGATGGGGATGGATGAAAAGCACGTCAAAGTGTTGCTGTTGACCCTGCTGTACCAATCATCGGTGTATTTCATCCAAAGCGAGCGGGAAATGAACCGCAAATACCCCGATATTATGCTCTTGGAACGCAACCCGATTGCGGTGGATCACCAGCATTTGATCGAGCTGAAATACAGCAAGCAAAGCGACGGTACAGCGGGCTGGGCAGCCAAGCGCCAAGCGGGCATTGCGCAAGTGCAAGGCTATTTGCAGTTGCCGACGCTTGCCGCTTTGCCGAAATTGAGCGCTTGGCTGCTGGTGAGTGACGGGGTGCGGGTGGAAGTGGTTAAGGTGCGGTGA
- a CDS encoding transposase has protein sequence MRRHEVYRTFVHTRLLQIEILPCFNDAFGTLTPKLEKLIHVLELTRIEDFVRSFRDGSGRPATERSWFANAFVAKSVLNIVNTRALIDRLQNDRSLRRICGFPLTKKLPSESTFSRAFAEFAEQRLAERVHETLVKTYLGDALIGHLCRDSTAIEARERPVAEEKPKKKQGQTRIQRQREQSLQQALDEIPVQCNRGTKKNAQGYKHSWNGYKLHIDTADCGVPIAAILSSASFHDSGAAIPLSQISAQRVTSLYDLMDAAYCSADLHEYSRHLGHVPLIDHNPRGGQKEAFEPADAERYKIRSTVERTNARLKDEFGGRNVWVQGAQKVYSHLMFGILVLSADQLMRVLL, from the coding sequence CTGAGGCGGCATGAGGTTTACCGCACTTTTGTTCACACCCGTTTGCTGCAAATTGAAATACTACCTTGCTTCAATGATGCCTTTGGCACATTGACCCCCAAGCTTGAAAAACTCATTCACGTACTGGAGCTGACGCGCATTGAAGATTTTGTGCGCTCTTTTCGTGATGGGTCTGGACGGCCAGCGACGGAGCGATCTTGGTTTGCCAATGCTTTTGTCGCCAAAAGCGTGCTCAATATTGTCAATACGCGAGCACTCATTGACCGGCTGCAAAACGATCGCTCCCTGCGACGCATCTGCGGGTTTCCCCTGACCAAGAAACTGCCTTCCGAATCCACCTTTTCACGTGCCTTCGCTGAATTTGCTGAACAGCGTTTAGCGGAACGTGTGCATGAAACGTTGGTGAAAACGTATTTGGGCGATGCGCTGATCGGCCACCTGTGTCGGGATTCAACAGCCATTGAGGCACGTGAACGGCCTGTTGCCGAGGAAAAGCCAAAGAAAAAACAAGGGCAAACACGGATTCAGCGCCAACGGGAACAGTCACTTCAGCAAGCACTCGATGAGATACCGGTTCAGTGTAACCGGGGGACGAAGAAGAATGCCCAAGGCTACAAGCACAGTTGGAACGGCTACAAACTGCATATCGATACCGCCGATTGTGGTGTCCCGATAGCAGCCATTCTGTCTTCCGCCTCGTTTCACGACAGCGGGGCAGCCATCCCACTCTCTCAAATCAGTGCCCAACGTGTCACCAGTCTCTACGACCTGATGGATGCAGCCTATTGCAGTGCTGATTTGCACGAATACAGCCGTCATCTGGGGCATGTCCCTCTGATTGATCACAATCCTCGCGGCGGACAGAAAGAAGCGTTTGAACCTGCTGATGCCGAGCGTTACAAAATTCGCAGCACCGTAGAACGAACCAATGCCCGCCTGAAGGATGAATTTGGTGGTCGGAATGTGTGGGTGCAAGGTGCGCAAAAAGTTTACAGCCACTTGATGTTTGGGATTTTGGTGTTGAGTGCTGATCAACTGATGCGTGTCTTGTTATAA
- the ybaK gene encoding Cys-tRNA(Pro) deacylase: MTPAINLAKKANIVFKVHEYTHDPDNAAYGLEAAEKLGLPPTQVFKTLVVSLDGKELAVGILPVAAMLSMKHIAKAAHAKKADMADKALVARTTGYVLGGVSPLGQKKLLKTFIDASALQFPTIYVSAGRRGLEIELAPQDLQHLTRAVFTPLMQTEQ; this comes from the coding sequence ATGACCCCAGCCATCAACCTTGCCAAAAAAGCCAACATCGTCTTCAAAGTACACGAATACACCCACGACCCGGATAATGCCGCCTACGGTCTGGAAGCCGCCGAAAAACTCGGCCTGCCCCCCACGCAAGTTTTCAAAACGCTGGTCGTCAGTCTGGATGGCAAGGAACTCGCCGTCGGCATCCTCCCCGTGGCGGCGATGCTCAGCATGAAGCACATCGCCAAAGCCGCCCACGCCAAAAAAGCCGACATGGCAGACAAAGCACTGGTTGCCCGCACCACCGGCTACGTACTCGGTGGGGTCAGCCCGCTGGGGCAAAAAAAGCTGCTAAAAACCTTCATAGACGCATCTGCCCTGCAATTTCCCACCATCTACGTCAGTGCCGGGCGGCGTGGGCTAGAAATCGAACTTGCCCCACAGGATTTGCAACACCTGACCCGTGCGGTGTTCACGCCTTTGATGCAAACAGAGCAGTAA
- a CDS encoding MOSC N-terminal beta barrel domain-containing protein, which translates to MPTISSLHLYPVKSLQGMTLDEATLTTQGLAFDRQWMLVDAEGKFVTQRQIPRLASIGVRLTSDHLVLEHAGLPALSIALEPIPAKRCEVLVWRDTCIGCEEGDAASRWLTQAVGQWQGADLRLVRFAPEGVRPVDPVYMDGDSADTAFSDGYPFLIVSEASLDALNAQLLANGADAVPMARFRPNIVLNGMSAFEENDCKTLTSADSSYAFTLRKPCQRCKTTTVDQRTGVIANPKEPLRTLTAMNPYPHLTGAYFGQNATLIAGSGRLIKVGDQLDT; encoded by the coding sequence ATGCCAACCATCAGTAGCCTGCACCTTTACCCAGTCAAATCCCTCCAGGGCATGACCTTGGATGAAGCCACCCTCACCACCCAAGGGCTGGCCTTTGACCGGCAGTGGATGCTGGTAGATGCCGAAGGAAAATTTGTCACTCAGCGGCAAATCCCACGGCTGGCCAGCATCGGCGTGCGCCTGACATCCGATCATTTAGTGCTGGAACACGCCGGGTTGCCAGCGTTGTCGATTGCGCTGGAACCGATTCCAGCCAAGCGCTGCGAGGTGCTGGTGTGGCGCGACACCTGTATCGGCTGCGAAGAAGGCGACGCGGCTTCCCGCTGGTTGACGCAAGCGGTGGGGCAATGGCAAGGCGCAGACTTGCGGCTGGTGCGTTTCGCTCCCGAAGGCGTGCGCCCGGTTGACCCGGTGTATATGGATGGCGACAGCGCGGATACGGCGTTTTCCGACGGCTACCCGTTCCTGATCGTGTCGGAAGCCTCGCTGGACGCGCTGAATGCACAACTGCTGGCGAACGGCGCGGATGCGGTGCCGATGGCACGTTTCCGCCCCAATATCGTCCTCAACGGCATGAGCGCGTTTGAGGAAAATGACTGTAAAACCCTTACCTCCGCCGACTCCAGCTATGCTTTCACCCTCCGCAAACCTTGCCAGCGCTGTAAAACGACGACCGTTGATCAGCGTACCGGGGTGATTGCGAATCCGAAAGAGCCGTTGCGCACCTTAACAGCGATGAACCCTTACCCGCATTTGACCGGGGCGTATTTTGGGCAAAATGCCACGCTGATAGCGGGCAGCGGCAGGCTGATCAAGGTCGGGGATCAGCTCGACACGTAA